In a single window of the Panthera leo isolate Ple1 chromosome A1, P.leo_Ple1_pat1.1, whole genome shotgun sequence genome:
- the LOC122199972 gene encoding mortality factor 4-like protein 1, producing MALKQDPKPKFQEGERVLCFHGPLLYKAKCVKVAIKDKQVKYFIRYSGWNKNWDEWVPESRVLKYVDTNLQKQRELQKDNQEQYAEGKMRGAAPGKKTAGLQQKSVEVKTKKNKQKTPGNGDGGSTSETPQPPRKKRARVDPTVENEETFMNRVEVKVKIPEELKPWLVDDWDLITRQKQLFYLPAKKNVDSILEDYANYKKSRGNTDNKEYAVNEVVAGIKEYFNVMLGTQLLYKFERPQYAEILADHPDAPMSQVYGALHLLRLFVRIGAMLAYTPLDEKSLALLLDYLHDFLKYLAKNSATLFSASDYEVAPPEYHRKAV from the coding sequence ATGGCGCTGAAACAGGACCCAAAGCCCAAATTCCAGGAGGGTGAGCGAGTGCTGTGCTTTCATGGGCCTCTTCTCTATAAAGCAAAGTGTGTAAAGGTTGCCATAAAGGACAAACAAGTGAAATACTTTATACGTTACAGTGGTTGGAATAAAAATTGGGACGAATGGGTTCCAGAAAGCAGAGTACTCAAGTACGTGGACACCAATCTGCAGAAACAGCGAGAACTTCAAAAAGACAATCAGGAGCAGTATGCAGAGGGGAAGATGAGAGGTGCTGCCCCAGGGAAGAAGACCGCCGGCCTGCAGCAGAAAAGTGTTGAAgtgaaaaccaaaaagaacaaacagaaaacacctGGAAATGGAGATGGTGGCAGTACCAGCGAGACACCTCAGCCTCCTCGCAAGAAAAGGGCCCGAGTGGATCCTACCGTTGAGAATGAGGAAACATTCATGAACAGAGTTGAAGTGAAAGTAAAGATTCCTGAAGAATTAAAACCGTGGCTTGTTGATGATTGGGACTTAATTACCCGGCAAAAACAGCTGTTTTATCTTCCTGCCAAGAAGAACGTGGATTCCATTCTAGAGGATTATGCAAATTACAAGAAATCTCGAGGAAACACAGATAATAAGGAGTACGCTGTGAATGAGGTGGTGGCCGGCATAAAGGAGTACTTCAATGTGATGCTGGGGACTCAGCTGCTCTACAAATTTGAGAGGCCGCAGTACGCTGAGATTCTCGCAGACCACCCGGACGCGCCCATGTCCCAGGTGTACGGGGCGCTGCATCTACTGAGATTGTTTGTACGAATTGGAGCCATGTTGGCCTATACTCCTCTGGACGAGAAGAGTCTTGCATTGTTGCTGGATTATCTTCATGACTTCCTAAAATACCTGGCAAAGAATTCTGCAACCTTGTTTAGTGCCAGCGATTATGAAGTTGCCCCGCCTGAGTACCATCGGAAAGCTGTGTGA